One Sodalinema gerasimenkoae IPPAS B-353 DNA segment encodes these proteins:
- the cas7d gene encoding type I-D CRISPR-associated protein Cas7/Csc2 — MALLNTLDSKFFHQQIPYKPMGKYVHFITLRITESYPLFQTDGELNKARVRAGVNTGKTISRLSMFKRKQSTPERLVGRELLRKYDLVKPEECEYNVKFGMNNPDCIIYGFAIGDSGSEKSKVIVDTAFSITPFDESHENFTLNAPYESGTMSSKGEGDSKVGEVTSRINQQDHIRPQVFFPSIVTLRDPTEASFLYVFNNILRTRHYGAQTTRTGRVRNELLGVVFADGEIVSNLRWTQAIYDRLPEDLLTSLDPLDETLVREKAIDAIESLMTEEFIVHNDFIGEAFTPLLTEVKSLTSTEEGIMQILQQADQEAKEYAKAHIKAPKSK, encoded by the coding sequence ATGGCACTTCTAAATACCCTTGACTCTAAATTTTTCCATCAGCAAATCCCGTACAAACCCATGGGGAAATACGTCCACTTCATCACCCTGCGGATTACCGAATCCTATCCCCTCTTCCAAACCGACGGCGAACTCAACAAAGCACGAGTTCGCGCTGGAGTGAACACTGGCAAAACCATTAGCCGCCTCTCCATGTTTAAACGCAAACAATCCACCCCAGAACGCCTGGTGGGACGGGAACTGTTGCGCAAATATGACCTAGTCAAACCTGAAGAATGCGAATACAACGTCAAATTCGGCATGAATAACCCCGATTGCATTATCTATGGCTTTGCCATCGGTGACTCAGGTTCTGAAAAGTCGAAAGTTATCGTTGATACTGCCTTCTCCATCACCCCCTTCGATGAATCCCATGAAAACTTCACCCTCAATGCACCCTATGAAAGTGGAACCATGTCTTCAAAAGGTGAGGGAGATTCTAAAGTCGGGGAAGTCACCAGCCGCATCAATCAACAAGACCACATCCGTCCTCAAGTCTTTTTCCCCAGCATTGTTACCCTGCGAGACCCCACAGAAGCCAGCTTTTTGTATGTTTTCAACAATATCCTACGGACTCGTCATTATGGCGCCCAAACTACCCGAACGGGACGGGTTCGCAATGAGTTATTAGGGGTGGTGTTTGCCGATGGAGAAATTGTCAGTAACCTACGTTGGACTCAAGCAATTTATGACCGTCTTCCTGAAGACCTCCTCACCTCCCTCGACCCCCTTGATGAAACTCTAGTACGTGAAAAAGCCATTGACGCCATTGAAAGCCTCATGACTGAAGAATTTATTGTCCATAACGACTTCATTGGTGAAGCCTTTACCCCCCTGTTGACAGAAGTGAAATCTCTCACATCCACGGAAGAGGGAATCATGCAAATTTTACAACAAGCTGACCAAGAAGCCAAAGAATACGCAAAAGCTCACATTAAAGCCCCGAAATCTAAGTAA
- the cas3 gene encoding type I-D CRISPR-associated helicase Cas3', with translation MLEYPITLKPIFSEPAATPPLGVTLPPHWRWLSHQAQTYEALQNPDIDVVVNTAMTGDGKSFAAYSPVLLDNQVALGMYPTNELARDQARQLSEYVSYFPQLYPPRINRLSGEELELFSEQEGLTKAQGIARRGSNSEVLLSNPDMIHYLHRGAYLSHYDNPDKLWNRIDKNLDQFIFDEFHVFSAPQVASVLNTMLLIRHTNRTKKFLFLSATPDLQLIEMLERGQFRYQVINPVEAGNYRYPESEIEKNSLLSQGWRQIAREIEFNFVALESQGQASEQWLRDNGDRILQQFLEMPGSKGAIILNSIAAAKRLVPRFQALFADHGLTVGENTGLSGKQAKAKSLQADLVIGTSTIDVGVDFKINLLWFESADAGNFIQRLGRLGRHDGYEDKEGFHRFDRCVAYGLVPKFLAERLFEKESAPLTVGECYERTVFNEAIRDEYRQINDFRGYYGKWGTVQSVKLYYDLRDSQIRSVYTDSCDRLRRDCQRVFGTSFQRTQALIKASQQQWQAISGKSNNPIAEEAYRFRGSSPLQCGLYDETEGVAGDRFKTYDLPGILSNLQIEMWTEAGFMRRLQQMDEAIAKGRFRYCLGFMKLKGYREERLNWRFLYPGSLEVVANSWQVQVLTGVELWQPENPWIGGINVKLKRQGLVSYVVPLPMREVRQRLRLPMHFSIYPIADSGSIHTTTPPYSLAIGQAALLLDVLAGCLRR, from the coding sequence ATGTTGGAGTATCCTATCACCCTGAAGCCGATTTTCTCGGAACCGGCTGCTACACCCCCCCTAGGGGTGACACTTCCCCCCCATTGGCGTTGGCTATCGCATCAGGCACAAACCTATGAGGCACTGCAAAATCCTGATATTGACGTGGTGGTGAACACGGCGATGACGGGAGATGGGAAAAGTTTTGCCGCCTATTCCCCGGTGTTACTGGATAATCAAGTTGCCTTAGGCATGTATCCAACCAACGAATTGGCACGGGATCAGGCACGACAATTAAGTGAGTATGTCAGCTATTTTCCTCAACTTTATCCTCCGCGCATCAATCGTTTAAGTGGTGAAGAGTTGGAGCTTTTTTCAGAGCAAGAGGGGTTAACCAAGGCACAAGGCATCGCTCGCAGAGGCAGCAACTCGGAAGTCTTATTATCTAACCCGGATATGATTCATTATCTTCATCGGGGGGCTTATTTATCTCATTACGATAATCCTGATAAGCTCTGGAATCGTATCGACAAAAACTTGGATCAGTTTATTTTTGATGAATTTCATGTTTTTTCTGCCCCTCAAGTTGCTAGCGTCCTCAATACAATGCTATTGATTCGACATACCAATCGAACTAAAAAATTCTTGTTTTTGTCGGCAACTCCCGATTTACAGCTTATTGAAATGCTGGAACGGGGTCAATTTCGCTATCAGGTTATCAATCCAGTTGAGGCAGGTAACTATCGCTATCCCGAGAGTGAGATAGAGAAAAACAGCTTACTCAGTCAGGGTTGGCGGCAAATTGCCCGAGAGATTGAGTTTAATTTTGTTGCACTGGAGTCTCAGGGACAGGCTTCGGAACAGTGGTTACGAGACAATGGCGATCGCATTCTACAACAGTTCCTAGAGATGCCGGGAAGTAAAGGGGCAATTATCCTGAATTCCATTGCAGCGGCGAAGCGGTTAGTGCCTCGCTTTCAGGCTCTTTTTGCTGACCATGGCTTGACAGTGGGGGAAAATACAGGACTGTCGGGGAAACAGGCAAAAGCAAAATCGTTACAAGCAGATTTAGTGATTGGAACCAGTACTATTGATGTGGGGGTAGATTTTAAAATCAACTTACTTTGGTTTGAATCTGCTGATGCCGGGAATTTTATTCAGCGGTTGGGACGGTTAGGACGACATGACGGCTATGAGGATAAGGAGGGGTTTCATCGATTTGACCGTTGTGTTGCTTATGGATTGGTTCCCAAGTTTTTGGCGGAACGCCTGTTTGAAAAAGAGTCCGCACCCCTAACGGTGGGGGAATGTTATGAACGAACAGTGTTTAATGAGGCAATTCGCGATGAATATCGTCAGATTAATGACTTTCGGGGCTATTACGGCAAATGGGGAACGGTTCAATCGGTGAAACTCTATTACGATTTGCGTGATTCTCAGATTCGGTCTGTTTATACGGACAGTTGCGATCGCTTGCGTCGGGATTGTCAGCGGGTGTTTGGGACATCCTTTCAGCGAACCCAGGCGTTAATCAAGGCGTCCCAGCAGCAGTGGCAGGCGATATCCGGGAAATCCAATAATCCGATCGCGGAGGAGGCGTATCGTTTTCGCGGATCGAGTCCCCTGCAATGTGGACTGTATGACGAGACGGAGGGGGTAGCCGGCGATCGCTTCAAAACCTACGACTTACCGGGGATTCTCAGCAATTTGCAGATTGAGATGTGGACGGAGGCGGGGTTTATGCGACGGTTGCAACAGATGGATGAGGCGATCGCCAAAGGACGGTTTCGGTATTGTTTGGGGTTTATGAAGTTGAAGGGTTACCGGGAGGAACGGTTAAACTGGCGATTTCTCTATCCGGGGAGTTTGGAGGTGGTTGCTAATTCCTGGCAGGTTCAAGTCTTGACGGGGGTAGAACTTTGGCAACCGGAGAATCCCTGGATTGGCGGCATCAACGTAAAACTAAAGCGTCAGGGGTTGGTGAGTTATGTGGTTCCCCTTCCCATGAGGGAGGTTCGCCAGCGATTGCGGCTACCGATGCACTTCAGTATTTATCCCATCGCTGACAGTGGCAGTATCCATACGACAACGCCACCTTACTCGTTGGCGATCGGTCAGGCGGCGTTGCTGTTGGATGTGTTGGCGGGGTGTCTCAGGCGTTAG
- the cas5d gene encoding type I-D CRISPR-associated protein Cas5/Csc1 — MTQIYRCQLELHDSLYFATREIGRLYETEPILHNYALCYALGFVDNPRYQTQVNPEEEYRYFCRHQVPQYKAHLTKLNEQKIYVTPARSLRHTAVLNTWKYADNRYHVEMQKTQKNIPSFGRAKEIAPESQFEFFVISEQAIQFPQWIRLGKWMSKAKLDVNTLENVQRHSNQTFTVSYPLNPLDVMFGHEVIQFDTINMPPVSLIRNVKLRGNSYRMSLRDGTVYLPANMTYQFQP; from the coding sequence ATGACTCAAATTTACCGCTGTCAGCTTGAACTTCATGATAGTCTCTATTTCGCCACCCGAGAAATTGGACGACTTTATGAAACGGAACCCATCCTCCACAACTACGCACTCTGTTACGCCTTGGGATTTGTGGATAATCCTCGCTACCAGACTCAAGTTAACCCTGAAGAGGAATATCGCTATTTTTGTCGCCATCAAGTGCCTCAATATAAAGCTCATCTAACTAAACTTAATGAGCAAAAAATCTATGTAACTCCGGCGCGAAGCCTTCGCCACACAGCGGTTCTCAATACTTGGAAATATGCCGATAATCGCTACCATGTGGAAATGCAGAAAACTCAGAAAAATATTCCTAGTTTTGGACGTGCGAAGGAAATTGCCCCGGAAAGTCAATTTGAGTTTTTTGTAATTTCCGAACAAGCGATTCAATTTCCCCAATGGATTCGCTTAGGCAAATGGATGAGTAAAGCAAAACTCGACGTGAACACCTTGGAGAATGTCCAACGACACTCTAATCAAACTTTTACGGTCTCGTATCCCCTCAATCCTTTAGATGTTATGTTTGGTCATGAGGTGATTCAATTTGACACTATCAATATGCCCCCGGTGAGTTTGATTCGTAATGTCAAACTTCGGGGAAACTCTTACCGTATGTCTCTACGTGATGGGACTGTTTATCTCCCAGCTAACATGACCTATCAGTTTCAGCCTTGA
- a CDS encoding helix-turn-helix transcriptional regulator — MTRKGQAITLSLQERDKRALEALALEFGKTWGDKPNISKLVQAIARRELAIAPNHDWSGDRIQSLNQARLALIDQGDLATALELGRLLCDRSELSLPLRQEIEAFLDAPSHPWRLHVEGYIRRQQSFTLSYQDATDRLWRFTICHAAIVMHEERDYLDCWCTDSEGNLDLPELRHNWSLRLDRIQDAALSPAKTPWRRDFDRIPVEFYLYGRLAASYSQSKNHPDDRDSEWLSDPANVRRVVRSVYNTYWFRRELRRHGSEVEIIAPAALRELMAQEYRQMCDRYSNPPPS, encoded by the coding sequence GTGACTCGTAAAGGACAAGCCATTACCCTCTCCCTCCAGGAACGAGATAAACGAGCCTTAGAAGCCCTGGCCCTGGAATTTGGCAAAACTTGGGGAGATAAGCCCAATATCTCGAAACTCGTGCAGGCGATCGCCCGTCGGGAGTTGGCGATCGCCCCCAATCACGACTGGAGTGGCGATCGCATCCAATCCCTGAACCAAGCCAGACTGGCACTCATCGACCAAGGCGACCTCGCCACGGCCTTAGAATTAGGGCGTTTATTGTGCGATCGCAGTGAACTGTCCTTACCCCTACGTCAAGAAATCGAGGCCTTCCTCGACGCACCCAGTCATCCCTGGCGCTTGCACGTCGAAGGTTACATCCGTCGCCAGCAATCCTTTACCCTCTCCTATCAAGATGCCACCGATCGCCTCTGGCGCTTCACCATCTGCCATGCTGCGATCGTCATGCACGAGGAACGAGACTATCTCGACTGCTGGTGTACGGACAGTGAGGGGAATCTCGACCTACCGGAACTGCGCCATAACTGGTCTCTACGACTCGATCGCATCCAGGATGCTGCTCTTAGTCCCGCTAAAACCCCTTGGCGGCGAGACTTCGACCGCATCCCCGTCGAATTCTATTTATACGGACGTTTAGCCGCCAGCTACAGCCAGTCCAAGAACCATCCCGACGACCGAGACAGTGAGTGGTTAAGCGATCCTGCCAACGTGCGCCGAGTTGTCCGTTCCGTCTACAACACCTATTGGTTTCGCCGGGAACTGCGTCGTCACGGTTCAGAGGTCGAAATTATTGCCCCAGCGGCCTTGCGGGAACTGATGGCCCAAGAGTATCGCCAGATGTGCGATCGCTACTCCAATCCCCCGCCATCCTAA
- a CDS encoding cation:proton antiporter — MDASFEITVLISLTVAVGIGSQVLAEYFKVPGIVFLLLMGILLGPSGLDWLHPGLLGGGLEVIVSLAVAIILFEGGLSLELRDLGRVSGSLRNLVSLGTFIAFIGGGLAAHSLAEFPWPIAFLYSALVVVTGPTVVAPLLKQVHVDRQVATLLEGEGVLIDPVGAILAVLVLDVVLNGDADLLGVLTGLVLRLGLGLAVGGLGGWLLGYFITRANFLSEEIKNLVVLAGVWVLYSFSQFLVEESGLMTMVVAGLVMRASSLPEERLLRRFKSQLTVLAVSVLFVLLAADLSIPSIFALGWGSLATVAVLMLVVRPINVWICTANSSLNWRQKVFVSWIAPKGIISASVASLFSILLTERGINGGDAIKALVFLTIIVTVMLQGLTARWLVGVLGLEATTATGVLIVGSNPLSRLIAQLFQERGEAVVMIDTNAESCRLAEDMGLKVFLSSALDTEVLEEAGLESMGTFLTMTSNGEVNTVLAQRAMEEFEPPRTLALLPREKTGTPTNKSKIRQAIAPDFPLKIWNKYLDDGEVKLGETLLEDHGFAFQKAHLQALIRSGELVPLLREREGKLQVMSAADAWQKGDTIIYLLHAPKPKLLKRLSGSNHSTALKVEKLPEVEEVAVPASVRERANGKRDKTGKGGPMEGLGTAENEDNGQGKPPKRGKLPKGGKVQESPRFPDANESV, encoded by the coding sequence ATGGACGCTTCTTTCGAGATTACAGTTCTAATTTCCCTAACCGTAGCCGTAGGAATTGGCTCTCAGGTTCTGGCGGAATACTTCAAGGTTCCGGGTATCGTCTTTCTGCTCCTGATGGGCATCCTCCTCGGACCAAGCGGTTTAGACTGGCTGCATCCTGGACTGTTAGGGGGAGGCTTAGAGGTGATTGTCTCTCTCGCCGTTGCCATTATCCTCTTTGAAGGAGGATTAAGTCTAGAACTACGGGATTTAGGTCGAGTTTCCGGCAGTTTACGCAACCTCGTCAGCTTGGGAACCTTCATCGCCTTTATTGGCGGTGGCTTAGCGGCCCATAGCCTAGCTGAGTTTCCCTGGCCCATCGCTTTTCTCTATTCCGCCCTCGTGGTCGTCACCGGGCCCACCGTCGTGGCCCCCCTGCTGAAACAGGTTCACGTCGATCGCCAAGTGGCCACCCTCCTGGAAGGGGAAGGGGTACTCATCGATCCAGTTGGCGCCATTTTAGCGGTCTTAGTCCTGGACGTGGTGCTGAACGGGGATGCCGATCTCCTTGGGGTGCTGACGGGCCTAGTGCTGCGCTTAGGACTAGGGTTAGCCGTTGGCGGCTTAGGGGGTTGGCTGTTGGGCTACTTCATCACCCGAGCCAATTTCCTCTCGGAAGAAATTAAAAATTTGGTGGTCTTAGCCGGTGTTTGGGTACTGTATAGCTTCTCCCAATTCCTAGTGGAGGAATCCGGTTTGATGACCATGGTGGTGGCGGGGTTAGTGATGCGAGCCTCCTCCTTGCCCGAGGAACGATTGCTACGGCGCTTTAAGAGTCAATTAACAGTTTTGGCGGTCTCGGTCTTATTTGTCCTCCTAGCCGCCGACCTTTCGATTCCCAGTATTTTCGCCCTGGGTTGGGGCAGTTTAGCCACGGTTGCCGTGCTGATGCTGGTGGTGCGCCCCATTAATGTCTGGATTTGTACCGCCAACAGTTCCCTCAACTGGCGGCAAAAGGTCTTTGTCAGTTGGATTGCCCCTAAAGGGATTATCTCCGCCTCCGTAGCCTCTCTGTTCTCGATTTTGTTGACGGAACGAGGCATTAACGGGGGGGATGCCATTAAGGCGTTGGTGTTCCTGACGATTATTGTCACGGTGATGTTACAGGGTCTAACGGCCCGCTGGTTGGTGGGAGTTTTGGGACTTGAGGCGACGACGGCTACTGGGGTGTTGATTGTCGGCTCCAATCCCCTCAGTCGCTTGATTGCCCAACTCTTCCAGGAACGGGGTGAGGCGGTGGTAATGATTGACACCAATGCTGAATCCTGTCGCTTGGCAGAAGATATGGGGCTGAAAGTGTTTCTCAGCAGTGCTTTAGATACGGAGGTTCTCGAAGAAGCCGGGTTAGAGTCGATGGGAACCTTCCTGACGATGACCAGTAATGGGGAGGTGAACACGGTTCTGGCCCAGCGAGCGATGGAGGAGTTTGAACCCCCGCGAACTCTGGCACTGCTGCCTCGGGAGAAGACGGGAACCCCCACTAACAAATCAAAAATTCGTCAGGCGATCGCCCCAGATTTCCCTTTGAAGATCTGGAACAAGTACCTCGATGATGGGGAAGTGAAGCTGGGGGAAACCCTCTTGGAAGACCATGGCTTTGCCTTCCAGAAGGCTCATTTACAGGCCTTGATTCGCTCTGGGGAGTTGGTGCCGCTGTTGCGAGAACGAGAGGGGAAACTGCAAGTGATGTCGGCGGCAGATGCCTGGCAGAAGGGGGATACCATTATCTATCTCTTGCACGCCCCGAAACCGAAGTTATTGAAACGCCTCTCGGGGTCGAATCATAGTACGGCGTTGAAGGTTGAGAAGTTGCCGGAAGTCGAAGAGGTGGCGGTTCCAGCCTCAGTGCGGGAACGGGCTAATGGCAAACGGGACAAGACTGGCAAGGGTGGCCCAATGGAGGGGCTGGGAACGGCTGAGAATGAGGATAATGGCCAAGGGAAGCCCCCTAAGCGAGGCAAGTTACCGAAGGGGGGCAAGGTGCAAGAGTCGCCACGGTTCCCGGATGCGAATGAGTCGGTTTGA
- the cas10d gene encoding type I-D CRISPR-associated protein Cas10d/Csc3 — MTSQNPGDPKQLSLFENLSVNDDFDDNFEEMNPEDLGFTDEDGDRTVEPSRQLLTLKLLQRAIQKTHPDDRVMADFGELVLPNLLQYSIGVSAKGGWFFEELDRRVARGERSAPRRDNATDQSLNTHILNGLFPANLIERRLQTLDTTIRRVVDDLNRRLGIAGFVLHDFEKFDYRRIPGIPELYQQLSQNFDADIRKRSPEEHREMFNYLVPALGLDTFLFPDNPTHWEAYRDDLLYIAYNAQTKNDTHLNLADGSLNPTLGDRTLKCLADLACLADRISSIIKHPQDAEKPSLNTILGDLSDSQLQLTYHAISENRGVLTNIVNNAVMEAHLEQHYDPLLYLPTGVIYLTAKNPPPISRDDLPNRVVASIKQLCAGELQRKQTGFGRDGKGIKYADYYTQFFDDTGLMQVALDATLRILNPNKKSVAKSRSDKLKEFQTKGVLLAEYNFSFDDDIRIDQIAEFGDVVTRKIWGDRRSRIEAFLKQSLNGKAAKDAIQKLPDPNLILDIAQTWELESYLPELREIQGINASLKQLKLKGNTGGVPLDWYFLAAKYLQKHPGQSEEEIRELGDQIIETILAITNPIISQYPLSDGWDDIRSWTEQVVILPQQPAEKPPAEQAEIFLKELDHYQTAKKPGRGRQLLCSLSHSPYSVTEQMESAVLFTPQVYTNKQMLGGSNAKRNISSIAGTEMMLRQILMNQTQAVGKRFEDGKYRYLYFYPTYYFTPETNNFLALAYSNIAQTRFDTQIRGHFVNPETLTANFSLNQYQTVDSFLIDEQLSVKTQLPEGDKQRKIDRTFKLSYPEDKPLTFYFMALPPGRDPTDTESWVMPAWLALAIPNILDVKTVVSESPIPPFRDGAEFEETVFLDSAPQAFRVLLNGDRFRLDSLLSPLNRLTAAYSIHLDVNPKRGKGGYDANWGKLNELANNLETSPLYVFHYLAKWSRARETDAPSPKRLRLYIHDLYPCFDDEVTYDPLEEKLKVSPESPLNHPKKLVELYREFYRANKRYNPKSNAVLKPLDVASDTLLKADTNLFQGETLVAVVAAEIFKLMDRVHSSTAEGYWKIQNREEERQKVLEFARYFVEEVFEKTFKGDRARLAGKQLNLLRDTCEFLYRLEQDKENQDVKEKSTNSEEE, encoded by the coding sequence ATGACATCCCAAAATCCAGGCGATCCCAAACAACTGAGTCTTTTTGAAAACCTCAGTGTCAACGACGACTTTGACGACAACTTTGAGGAGATGAATCCCGAAGACTTGGGATTCACGGATGAAGACGGCGATCGCACCGTCGAACCCTCTCGTCAACTTCTCACCCTGAAACTTCTCCAACGGGCCATCCAAAAAACCCATCCTGATGATCGCGTCATGGCAGACTTTGGCGAATTAGTCTTACCCAACCTGCTGCAATACAGCATTGGCGTTTCCGCAAAAGGGGGATGGTTCTTTGAGGAACTCGATCGCCGCGTCGCCAGAGGAGAACGTTCAGCCCCCCGTCGCGATAATGCCACCGATCAGTCTCTCAACACCCATATTCTCAATGGTTTATTTCCCGCGAATCTGATTGAACGTCGCCTACAAACCCTGGATACTACCATTCGCCGCGTGGTGGATGACTTGAATCGCCGCTTGGGAATTGCGGGTTTTGTCCTCCATGACTTTGAGAAGTTTGACTATCGCCGCATCCCGGGAATCCCCGAACTCTATCAGCAGCTAAGTCAGAATTTCGATGCCGATATCCGCAAGCGTTCCCCTGAAGAACATCGAGAGATGTTTAATTATCTCGTTCCAGCCTTAGGACTGGATACCTTCCTCTTTCCTGACAATCCCACTCACTGGGAAGCCTATCGAGATGATTTATTGTACATTGCCTATAATGCCCAGACAAAAAATGATACCCATCTCAATCTAGCAGATGGCAGTCTAAATCCGACGTTAGGCGATCGCACCCTCAAATGTCTCGCCGACTTAGCCTGTCTCGCCGATCGCATCTCCTCCATTATCAAACATCCCCAAGATGCCGAAAAACCGAGTCTCAACACAATTCTCGGCGACTTAAGCGACAGCCAACTGCAACTGACGTACCACGCCATCTCAGAAAACCGGGGAGTTCTCACCAACATTGTCAATAATGCCGTGATGGAGGCCCATTTAGAACAACACTATGACCCCCTCCTCTATCTTCCCACCGGCGTGATTTATCTCACCGCCAAAAATCCACCTCCCATCTCACGAGATGACCTCCCTAACCGAGTCGTTGCCAGTATTAAGCAACTTTGTGCCGGGGAACTGCAACGAAAACAAACTGGATTTGGTCGCGATGGCAAGGGAATAAAATATGCCGACTACTATACTCAGTTTTTTGACGATACTGGCTTAATGCAGGTGGCCTTAGATGCAACTCTACGGATTCTCAATCCCAATAAAAAGTCAGTCGCCAAAAGCCGCAGTGACAAGCTGAAAGAGTTTCAGACAAAAGGGGTTCTTCTTGCTGAGTATAATTTCAGCTTTGACGATGACATTCGCATTGACCAAATTGCCGAGTTTGGCGATGTGGTGACCCGGAAAATTTGGGGCGATCGCCGGTCTCGTATTGAAGCCTTCCTCAAACAAAGCCTAAATGGAAAAGCCGCCAAAGACGCTATTCAAAAACTTCCTGATCCCAATCTTATCCTAGACATTGCCCAAACCTGGGAACTGGAGTCTTATTTACCAGAACTTCGGGAAATCCAAGGAATTAACGCCAGTCTTAAACAGCTAAAATTGAAAGGAAACACAGGCGGCGTTCCCTTAGACTGGTATTTCTTGGCCGCCAAATACCTACAAAAACATCCCGGACAAAGTGAGGAGGAAATTCGGGAACTGGGAGACCAGATTATTGAGACAATTCTAGCCATCACAAACCCGATCATCAGCCAATATCCCCTCAGTGACGGTTGGGATGACATCCGAAGCTGGACTGAACAGGTAGTGATTTTACCTCAGCAACCGGCTGAGAAACCCCCTGCCGAACAAGCTGAAATTTTCCTGAAAGAATTAGACCACTATCAAACTGCCAAAAAACCAGGTCGAGGTCGTCAACTGTTATGTTCCCTCTCCCACTCTCCCTATAGTGTGACGGAACAAATGGAATCTGCTGTATTGTTTACCCCTCAAGTCTATACCAACAAGCAAATGTTAGGGGGGTCAAACGCCAAACGCAATATTTCCAGTATTGCGGGAACGGAAATGATGTTACGGCAAATCTTGATGAATCAAACCCAAGCCGTGGGGAAACGCTTTGAGGATGGAAAATATCGCTATCTCTACTTCTATCCCACCTACTACTTCACCCCGGAAACCAATAACTTCCTCGCCTTAGCTTACAGCAACATCGCTCAAACTCGCTTTGACACTCAAATTCGCGGTCACTTCGTCAATCCAGAAACCCTAACGGCGAATTTTAGCCTTAATCAGTATCAAACCGTCGATTCCTTCCTCATTGACGAACAGTTATCCGTTAAAACCCAACTTCCCGAAGGAGATAAACAGCGTAAAATTGACCGAACCTTTAAACTCTCCTATCCCGAAGATAAACCTCTCACCTTCTACTTCATGGCGCTTCCCCCAGGACGAGATCCAACGGATACTGAATCTTGGGTCATGCCAGCTTGGTTAGCCTTAGCCATTCCTAATATTTTGGATGTTAAAACCGTTGTTTCTGAATCACCAATTCCTCCATTTCGAGATGGTGCAGAATTTGAAGAAACCGTTTTTCTTGACAGCGCACCGCAGGCGTTCCGAGTTCTCTTAAATGGCGATCGCTTTCGCTTAGATAGTCTCCTTTCTCCCCTCAATCGCCTCACTGCTGCCTATAGCATTCACCTCGATGTGAATCCCAAACGAGGGAAAGGTGGCTACGATGCCAACTGGGGGAAATTGAACGAACTTGCCAACAATTTAGAAACCAGTCCCTTATATGTGTTTCACTATCTTGCCAAATGGTCGCGTGCGCGGGAAACCGACGCACCGAGTCCCAAACGTCTTCGTTTGTATATCCATGACCTCTACCCTTGTTTTGACGATGAGGTTACGTATGATCCCTTGGAGGAGAAACTAAAAGTGTCCCCAGAATCCCCACTCAACCATCCTAAAAAATTGGTGGAACTCTATCGAGAGTTTTATCGTGCCAACAAACGTTATAATCCCAAATCCAATGCCGTGTTAAAACCCTTAGATGTGGCTTCAGACACCTTGCTTAAAGCTGACACTAATCTCTTTCAGGGAGAAACCCTAGTTGCGGTTGTTGCAGCAGAGATTTTCAAACTCATGGATCGCGTTCATTCCTCGACTGCCGAAGGCTATTGGAAAATTCAAAATCGGGAAGAGGAACGTCAGAAGGTTTTGGAATTTGCCCGTTATTTTGTTGAGGAGGTGTTTGAAAAGACATTTAAGGGCGATCGCGCTCGGTTGGCGGGTAAACAACTGAACCTACTGCGAGATACCTGTGAATTTCTCTATCGTCTTGAACAAGACAAAGAAAATCAAGACGTAAAGGAAAAATCCACAAATTCCGAAGAGGAATAA